From Hydractinia symbiolongicarpus strain clone_291-10 chromosome 11, HSymV2.1, whole genome shotgun sequence, the proteins below share one genomic window:
- the LOC130614760 gene encoding 39S ribosomal protein L38, mitochondrial-like, whose amino-acid sequence MKKCTRYFPSTFGILLSNSKACTEKVCLISQRFIRKKPTEPAHLYYRWGFKPLPVDTSLDEKNPQFAVRPPEFKLPNPKGRLSRREWRRRLAELQKSRSDPELEKLSRNRQLMVSLEDIDKEWRKEFGLFDLNNLSKFYGLNRDLFNNDDVVAKVWLDVAFNDVKIHRGNIIEPKKLLQAPTSISYEAEDNSLYSLILSNLDGHPLDSTKEIVHWMVCNIKGNDISNGETVYNYLPPLPWKGTGFHRVAFVLYEQEDAINTSDIKPTNESSLCGRTFSTPTFCSSTRVVPISYAWCQLEWDESVTQSFHKLGLKEEPIFDWEEYIEPKEEDRMLKIKLSELKYRNM is encoded by the exons ATGAAAAAATGCACAAGATACTTTCCATCAACATTTGGTATCCTACTTTCAAATAGTAAGGCTTGCACAGAGAAAGTCTGTTTGATATCACAACGCTTTATCAGAAAGAAACCAACGGAGCCAGCTCACCTTTATTATCGATGGGGTTTCAAACCATTACCAGTAGATACTTCACTAG ATGAGAAGAATCCACAGTTTGCTGTCCGTCCACCAGAGTTTAAACTACCCAATCCTAAAGGTAGGCTATCAAGACGTGAATGGCGGCGGCGGCTTGCTGAACTACAAAAATCCAGAAGTGATCCGGAACTAGAAAAACTTTCAAGAAATAGACAAT tgatGGTTTCACTTGAAGATATTGACAAAGAATGGCGTAAGGAATTTGGACTATTTGATTTGAATAACCTATCAAAATTCTATGGGCTAAATCGAGATCTGTTTAATAACGACGATGTTGTAGCAAAAGTATGGCTTGATGTGGCGTTCAATGATGTGAAAATACACAGAGGAAATATTATCGAGCCTAAGAAG ttACTGCAAGCACCAACTTCGATATCATACGAAGCAGAAGACAATTCACTGTATTCGTTAATATTGTCAAACTTAGACGGTCATCCACTTGATtcgacaaaagaaattgttcatTGGATGGT TTGCAACATCAAAGGGAATGATATCTCCAACGGTGAAACCGTTTACAACTACCTTCCTCCTCTTCCTTGGAAGGGGACTGGTTTCCACCGAGTTGCTTTTGTATTGTACGAACAAGAGGACGCGATAAACACGAGCGATATAAAACCAACCAATGAAAG ttcacTGTGTGGAAGAACATTTTCTACCCCCACTTTCTGTTCATCAACTCGTGTTGTTCCAATCTCGTATGCTTGGTGTCAGCTTGAGTGGGATGAGagtgtgacgcaatcgtttcACAAGTTAG GTTTGAAGGAAGAACCCATATTTGACTGGGAAGAATACATCGAACCTAAAGAAGAAGAtagaatgttaaaaattaaactaaGCGAATTAAAATACAGAAATATGTAA
- the LOC130614753 gene encoding ADAM 17-like protease has product MIWLIYLHLFSHAFVVDSNDSEALTQILRYYEGLKKDDLKHNIIRRDINNHHERHLSFQSHGRTFRLKLFPHSEIFSPSFESVAIDKYGKQTIVHIDRNSHYKGYLKDHEYSNSVVHIDDGMVTATINTDNDTFVIEPMWRHDDKNSFHDMIIYKVSDIYWNLTHKEHNFKMHHLRNHEEDNRVKRSAEDFIKNMCSIILIGDHVFFKEVGRGRETVAIHYMISILARVNLIYQQTDWPGIEIKIGFKVAKTIVHTNYSETGYNKDISWNGNDLLNTLIVANWSKYCLAHLFTHHQFDKGVVGMAKIGSVCSSHGNCAISTDTFYGRRLLNTEVVLVVAHEIGHNLGADHDPDSCSSDPKDKYIMCPTVGTDDANKLKFSANSIKQIANTLRQKKRLCFTAESDQYCGNFFLEKGEQCDAGYKEDSCCTKDCRLKKNAVCSDSNHACCLDCQYAPKTTICQKEFRLECSGETKCNGSSMHCPLATKLNNEEQCGVSKGNCINGTCMSLCVQNGTRSCPCPHQHDACRVCCKNSENNCVPLLRYGRKMNENDGVSCLVEKENPGQCVNGTCVKTQQNVEDEFQDLLHSFTFSKFKRFLQANIVGTVLVFSLILWIPASCIVHYLDKKQDRLDKEMMSWSYPFNPYLMKETSKSSKNKAYHNLNKLRLRSHYHISS; this is encoded by the exons ATGATATGGTTGATTTACTTGCATCTTTTCAGTCATGCTTTTGTTGTCGATTCCAATGACAGTGAAGCTCTAACCCAAATACTAAGATATTATGAGGGATTAAAAAAAGACGATTTAAAACATAACATTATACGTCGAGATATTAACAATCACCATGAAAGACATTTATCTTTTCAAAGTCATGGTAGAACTTTCCGTTTGAAACTTTTTCCTCATTCAGAGATTTTTTCACCGTCATTTGAATCGGTAGCAATTGACAAATATGGCAAGCAGACAATTGTGCATATTGACCGAAATAGCCATTATAAAGGCTACTTGAAAGACCATGAGTATTCAAACTCAGTGGTACATATTGATGATGGCATGGTTACTGCTACTATTAATACAGATAACGATACTTTTGTTATTGAACCAATGTGGAGACATGATGATAAAAATTCTTTCCATGATATGATTATTTACAAAGTTTCAGACATATATTGGAATTTAACACACAAGGAGCATAACTTTAAAATGCACCATTTAAGAAACCATGAGGAAGATAACAGAGTCAAAAGAAGTGCTGAAGATTTTATAAAGAACATGTGTAGTATTATTTTGATTGGTGATCATGTGTTTTTTAAAGAGGTTGGGCGTGGTAGAGAAACTGTGGCTATACACTACATGATTAGTATACTTGCGCGTGTCAATCTAATCTACCAACAGACAGACTGGCCTGGTATTGAAATTAAGATTGGCTTTAAAGTTGCAAAAACAATTGTGCATACAAACTACAGTGAGACAGg ATATAACAAGGACATTAGCTGGAACGGAAACGATTTACTCAATACACTCATTGTTGCTAACTGGAGCAAGTATTGTCTCGCTCATTTATTTACCCATCACCAATTTGATAAAGGAGTTGTGGGAATGGCAAAAATTGGCAGCGTTTGTTCCAGCCATGGAAATTGTGCGATCAGCACAGATACGTTTTATGGGCGACGCTTGCTTAATACAGAGGTGGTTTTAGTTGTAGCTCACGAAATCGGTCACAATCTTGGAGCAGACCATGATCCAGACTCTTGTTCATCAGATCCTAAAGACAAATACATAATGTGCCCCACAGTAGGTACAGATGATgccaataaattaaaattttctgcCAATAGTATTAAACAGATTGCTAACACTCTGAGACAAAAAAAGAGGTTGTGTTTTACTGCTGAAAGTGATCAGTATTgtggaaatttttttcttgaaaaaggaGAGCAATGTGATGCAGGATACAAAGAAGATAGTTGTTGCACAAAAGATTGTCGGCTTAAGAAGAATGCTGTTTGTAGTGATTCAAACCATGCCTGCTGTTTAGATTGTCAGTATGCTCCAAAAACAACaatttgtcaaaaggaatttagACTGGAGTGTTCAGGAGAAACTAAATGCAATGGCAGTTCCATGCATTGTCCCCTTGCAACAAAATTAAACAATGAAGAGCAGTGTGGAGTAAGTAAAGGTAACTGCATAAATGGTACTTGCATGTCTTTATGTGTCCAAAATGGTACCCGATCATGCCCCTGTCCGCATCAACATGATGCTTGCAGAGTATGTTGTAAAAATAGTGAGAACAATTGTGTGCCATTACTTCGTTATGGTagaaaaatgaatgaaaatgaTGGTGTGTCTTGTTTAGTTGAAAAAGAAAACCCGGGGCAATGTGTGAATGGTACGTGtgtaaaaacacaacaaaatgtAGAGGATGAATTTCAGGACTTGTTGCATAGTTTTACATTTAGTAAATTTAAGCGCTTTTTGCAAGCCAATATTGTAGGGACGGTTCTGGTGTTTTCTTTGATATTGTGGATTCCAGCCAGTTGTATTGTCCATTATTTGGATAAAAAGCAGGACAGGTTGGACAAAGAAATGATGTCTTGGTCATACCCATTTAATCCTTATTTAATGAAAGAGACATCAAAATCAAGTAAAAACAAAGCATATCATAACCTAAACAAGTTAAGGTTGAGATCGCATTACCACATATCTTCATAA
- the LOC130614752 gene encoding ADAM 17-like protease: protein MNWIYCFVYGLIQLHLNAGASYSRSLTETLSYFETLNKNDITHRITRRSISETHIRHIAFKSHGEKFDVELIPSHKIFSPSFEAISIDKDGNEHPFYVDKDTFYKGHLKNHEYSSAVVHVEDGMVTATINTNNATFVIEPMWRHVDKNPSHDMIIYKVSDIHWNLTHANETKTCGTHYNRFSHHDVQKDIFHQGRSKRAVTSMHKNICSLTLVGDYTFFRTIGGGKIPLAVNYMLQVIARVNNIYKNTDWPGVGRNIGFQVQKTIIHESFSSDQKHLYNKEKAGPWNVDALLTEFSREKWSATCLAHLFTHQDFDRGVIGLAYVGSPLSEQVGGICTPTHADLIGLRYLNCGLTSGTNWGRRLLTTEADLVTAHELGHNFGANHDPASCSKSSGGKYIMYATSVSGDQPNNFKFSPCSKHQIAEVLKAKKNNCFTDPVDSYCGNYVVEEGEDCDPGITKDKCCTSSCTFQKNAQCSDSNHGCCTNCMFSNNQKLCRGEFKLECIGETKCTGHSKDCPEAPKLTNREDCGLSKGNCVNGNCTSLCAQSNKLSCLCQAGGDACKICCKDTEKSDCKPLVKNGGETKENDGIPCFLAQGQGQCVRGICKTSQQNVKDEFKDLLKDFTFSKFARFMEANIVGTILVFSLMIWIPASCVVNYLDKKQEEEDKEMTKWLNPFSRQLMKTTPAKFKALFQKGRAQKPLRTQYHISS from the exons ATGAATTGGATATACTGCTTTGTGTATGGTTTGATTCAACTTCATTTAAATGCTGGAGCAAGTTATAGCAGATCTCTAACCGAAACACTGTCTTAttttgaaacgctgaataaGAATGACATTACTCATCGTATTACGAGAAGAAGTATTTCAGAAACTCatattcgtcatattgcatTTAAAAGCCATGGTGAAAAGTTTGATGTTGAACTTATTCCTTCCCACAAGATTTTTTCTCCATCATTTGAAGCAATTTCAATTGATAAAGATGGCAATGAGCACCCCTTCTATGTTGACAAAGACACTTTTTATAAAGGTCACTTGAAAAACCATGAGTATTCTAGTGCAGTGGTACATGTTGAAGATGGCATGGTCACTGCTACCATTAATACAAATAATGCTACTTTTGTTATTGAACCAATGTGGAGACATGTTGACAAAAATCCTTCCCATGATATGATTATTTACAAAGTTTCAGACATTCATTGGAATTTGACACATGCAAATGAGACAAAGACATGTGGTACACACTACAATCGTTTCTCTCATCACGATGTGCAAAAAGACATTTTTCACCAAGGCAGATCAAAAAGAGCTGTAACTTCAATGCATAAAAACATATGTAGCTTAACACTTGTAGGTGACTACACATTTTTCAGAACAATAGGAGGTGGAAAAATCCCTCTCGCTGTAAATTATATGCTTCAAGTTATAGCTCGTGttaataatatatacaaaaacacAGATTGGCCTGGGGTTGGTCGAAACATTGGCTTTCAAGTCCAAAAAACAATAATTCATGAATCGTTTAGTAGCGACCA GAAGCACCTCTATAACAAAGAAAAGGCTGGTCCGTGGAATGTGGATGCGTTGCTCACTgaatttagtcgtgaaaaaTGGAGTGCTACTTGCCTAGCTCATCTGTTTACCCATCAAGATTTTGATCGAGGAGTGATTGGATTAGCTTATGTTGGAAGTCCTTTATCTGAACAGGTGGGTGGTATATGTACACCAACACATGCGGATCTAATTGGATTGCGCTATCTTAATTGCGGGCTTACCAGTGGAACCAATTGGGGGCGAAGGTTGCTAACGACCGAAGCCGATTTAGTAACAGCTCATGAACTTGGTCATAATTTTGGTGCCAACCATGACCCTGCAAGTTGTTCGAAATCATCTGGAGGGAAGTATATTATGTATGCAACTTCTGTTTCTGGAGATCAgccaaacaattttaaattttcacccTGTAGCAAGCATCAGATTGCTGAAGTTTTAAAGGCGAAAAAGAACAATTGTTTTACAGATCCTGTGGATAGCTATTGTGGAAATTATGTTGTTGAAGAAGGTGAGGATTGTGATCCTGGGATCACAAAAGACAAATGCTGTACATCAAGTTGTACATTCCAAAAAAACGCACAATGTAGCGATTCCAATCATGGCTGTTGCACCAACTGCATGTTTTCGAATAACCAAAAGCTCTGTCGTGGAGAATTCAAATTGGAGTGTATAGGTGAAACTAAATGTACAGGTCATTCAAAAGATTGCCCTGAGGCTCCCAAACTTACTAATAGAGAGGATTGTGGACTTAGCAAGGGAAATTGTGTTAATGGCAATTGTACTTCTTTATGCGCTCAAAGCAACAAACTCTCATGCTTGTGTCAGGCAGGTGGGGATGCGTGCAAAATATGTTGTAAAGACACTGAAAAAAGTGACTGTAAACCATTGGTAAAAAATGGAggtgaaacaaaagaaaatgatgGTATACCATGTTTTCTGGCTCAGGGACAGGGTCAGTGTGTTAGAGGAATTTGTAAAACATCTCAACAGAATGTTAAGGATGAATTTAAAGATTTACTTAAAGATTTTACCTTTAGCAAATTTGCACGATTCATGGAAGCTAATATTGTGGGCACGATTTTAGTATTTTCTCTAATGATTTGGATACCAGCATCATGCGTTGTAAACTATTTAgacaaaaaacaagaagaagaagacaaGGAAATGACAAAGTGGTTGAATCCATTTAGTAGACAATTAATGAAAACAACTCCTGCAAAGTTTAAAGCACTTTTCCAGAAAGGAAGAGCACAAAAGCCTTTAAGGACACAATATCATATATCATCTtag